One Sodalinema gerasimenkoae IPPAS B-353 DNA segment encodes these proteins:
- the sufR gene encoding iron-sulfur cluster biosynthesis transcriptional regulator SufR yields MRATTQNPSTKDDILYYLLKQGQAKAQMLSEALKISPQAIRRHLKDLEGEGLIQHGSVQVGMGRPQHVYELTEAGRDRFPHHYDEFAVSLLDTLAETVGQEGVGEVLGKQWQRKAIAYRNQLGEAPLGERVANLVELRRQEGYMAELVELEPNAQGGPRFVVAEYNCAISNVAESFPSVCGHELDMFARALPDCQVQRTHWMIDGENRCGYLIESEAS; encoded by the coding sequence ATGAGGGCGACCACACAGAATCCATCAACAAAAGACGATATTCTCTATTATCTGCTCAAACAGGGTCAGGCCAAGGCGCAGATGCTATCTGAGGCCCTAAAGATTAGCCCCCAGGCCATCCGACGACATCTCAAGGATTTAGAGGGGGAGGGGTTGATTCAACATGGCTCGGTGCAGGTGGGGATGGGCCGTCCTCAACATGTCTATGAGCTGACGGAAGCTGGGCGCGATCGCTTCCCGCACCATTATGATGAGTTTGCGGTCTCCCTCTTGGATACGCTGGCGGAGACGGTGGGCCAAGAGGGGGTTGGCGAGGTGTTAGGGAAACAATGGCAACGCAAGGCCATCGCCTATCGCAATCAACTTGGGGAAGCACCCCTGGGGGAACGGGTTGCTAATTTGGTGGAGTTACGCCGCCAGGAAGGCTATATGGCGGAACTGGTGGAGTTGGAACCCAATGCTCAGGGAGGGCCCCGGTTTGTGGTGGCGGAGTACAATTGTGCCATTTCTAATGTGGCGGAGTCATTCCCCAGTGTCTGTGGCCATGAGTTGGATATGTTTGCTCGTGCCTTACCGGATTGTCAGGTGCAGCGAACCCATTGGATGATTGATGGGGAAAATCGCTGCGGTTATCTGATTGAGTCGGAGGCGTCTTAG
- a CDS encoding ferredoxin-thioredoxin reductase catalytic domain-containing protein: protein MTAPTNPQQATEKNLDAMRRFSEQYAKRTGTYFCSDLSITAVVIEGLAKHKDELGAPLCPCRHYEDKEAEVKATYWNCPCVPMRERKECHCMLFLTEDNDFAGREQAITNEQIRATTNQV from the coding sequence ATGACTGCACCAACCAATCCTCAGCAGGCGACCGAAAAGAACCTAGATGCCATGCGGCGTTTCTCCGAACAGTACGCCAAACGCACCGGCACCTACTTTTGTTCGGACTTAAGCATTACCGCCGTGGTTATCGAGGGCCTAGCCAAGCACAAGGATGAGTTAGGTGCACCTCTATGTCCCTGTCGTCACTACGAAGACAAAGAAGCGGAAGTCAAAGCCACCTATTGGAACTGCCCCTGTGTCCCCATGCGGGAGCGTAAGGAGTGCCACTGTATGCTCTTCCTCACCGAGGATAACGACTTCGCCGGGCGGGAGCAAGCCATCACCAACGAACAAATTCGCGCCACAACCAACCAAGTCTAG
- the sufB gene encoding Fe-S cluster assembly protein SufB: MSASVKTLVNQPYKYGFTTDIETDSIPRGLSEDVIRAISAKKKEPEFMLDFRLKAYRQWLKMEEPNWQHASYPPIDYQNIVYYSAPKVKDEKKKSLDDVDPTLIETFEKLGIPLSEQKRLANVAVDAIFDSVSVATTFKEKLGEAGVIFCSISEALQEHPELVRKYIGSVVPVGDNYFAALNSAVFTDGSFVFVPKGVTCPMDLSTYFRINNGDSGQFERTLIVAEEGASVTYLEGCTAPMFDTNQLHAAVVELVTLDDAEIKYSTVQNWFAGDENGKGGIYNFVTKRGLCKGKNSKISWTQVETGSAITWKYPSCVLVGDNSVGEFYSVALTNNYQQADTGTKMVHIGKNTKSTIISKGISSGKSKNSYRGLVKMGPKAEGSRNYSQCDSMLIGDNAEANTFPYIDVQNNLAKVEHEASTSKIGEDQLFYFAQRGISEEDAVSMIISGFCRDVFNELPMEFAAEADKLLSLKLEGAVG, translated from the coding sequence ATGAGTGCCAGCGTTAAAACTCTAGTCAACCAACCCTACAAATACGGTTTCACCACCGACATTGAAACCGACAGCATCCCACGCGGACTCAGCGAAGATGTCATCCGCGCTATTTCTGCCAAAAAGAAAGAGCCGGAGTTTATGCTGGACTTCCGACTCAAGGCCTATCGTCAATGGCTGAAGATGGAAGAACCCAACTGGCAACACGCCAGTTACCCTCCCATTGACTATCAAAATATCGTCTACTACTCCGCCCCCAAGGTCAAAGACGAGAAGAAGAAAAGTCTCGACGACGTGGACCCGACTCTCATCGAAACCTTCGAGAAGCTGGGGATTCCCCTCTCGGAACAGAAACGTCTGGCTAACGTGGCGGTAGATGCGATTTTCGATAGTGTCTCCGTCGCCACCACCTTCAAAGAAAAACTCGGCGAAGCGGGAGTTATCTTCTGTTCCATCTCCGAGGCCCTGCAAGAACATCCGGAACTGGTGAGAAAATACATCGGGAGTGTGGTTCCCGTCGGCGATAATTACTTCGCTGCCCTCAACTCCGCTGTTTTCACGGATGGGTCGTTTGTTTTTGTTCCTAAAGGGGTAACCTGTCCCATGGACTTGTCCACCTACTTCCGGATTAACAACGGCGATTCGGGACAGTTCGAGCGCACTCTGATTGTGGCCGAGGAAGGGGCATCCGTCACCTATCTCGAAGGCTGTACTGCCCCCATGTTTGATACCAACCAACTCCACGCTGCTGTAGTGGAACTGGTAACCCTGGATGATGCGGAGATTAAATACTCCACCGTGCAAAACTGGTTCGCCGGGGACGAAAACGGCAAAGGTGGCATTTACAACTTCGTCACCAAGCGGGGACTCTGCAAGGGTAAAAACTCGAAAATCTCCTGGACTCAGGTGGAAACCGGTTCGGCCATTACTTGGAAATATCCCAGTTGTGTCCTCGTCGGCGATAACTCTGTCGGTGAGTTCTACTCCGTGGCGTTGACGAATAACTATCAGCAAGCCGATACGGGAACCAAGATGGTGCATATTGGCAAGAACACCAAAAGCACGATTATCTCGAAAGGGATTTCCTCTGGGAAGTCCAAAAACAGCTATCGTGGCTTGGTGAAGATGGGGCCGAAAGCCGAAGGGTCTCGGAATTATTCTCAATGTGACTCGATGTTGATTGGGGATAACGCTGAGGCCAACACCTTCCCCTATATCGATGTTCAGAACAATCTGGCGAAGGTGGAACATGAAGCCTCGACCTCCAAGATTGGCGAAGACCAGTTGTTCTATTTCGCTCAACGGGGTATTTCGGAAGAAGATGCGGTATCCATGATTATTAGTGGCTTCTGCCGCGATGTCTTCAATGAGTTACCGATGGAGTTTGCGGCGGAAGCTGATAAACTCCTGAGTCTGAAGCTCGAAGGCGCTGTGGGTTAA
- the sufC gene encoding Fe-S cluster assembly ATPase SufC: MIVENSDVILSVKNLNATVEGTPILKDLNLEIKAGEIHAIMGPNGSGKSTFSKILAGHPDYEVTSGDVIYKGQNLLELEADERATAGVFLAFQYPIEIPGVSNLDFLRVAYNSHRKAQGLEELDTFDFEDLVEEKLDIVKMRAEFLTRSVNEGFSGGEKKRNEILQMALLEPTLAILDETDSGLDIDALKTVAGGVNQLAQPDNCTLMITHYQRLLDYIIPDFVHVMYDGRILTTGDKDLALKLEEQGYDWAIAEFAAVGV; the protein is encoded by the coding sequence ATGATTGTTGAAAACAGCGACGTTATTCTTTCAGTTAAAAACCTCAATGCCACAGTTGAGGGAACCCCAATTCTTAAAGACTTGAATTTGGAAATCAAGGCGGGTGAAATTCACGCCATCATGGGACCCAATGGCTCAGGAAAGAGTACCTTTTCTAAAATCCTCGCCGGACACCCTGATTACGAAGTAACCAGCGGTGACGTGATTTACAAGGGGCAAAACCTCCTCGAACTCGAAGCCGATGAACGGGCAACGGCTGGAGTGTTTTTGGCGTTCCAATACCCCATTGAGATTCCTGGGGTCAGTAACTTGGACTTCCTGCGGGTGGCCTATAACTCTCATCGTAAAGCCCAAGGCTTGGAAGAACTCGATACTTTTGATTTTGAGGATTTGGTCGAGGAAAAACTGGATATTGTGAAGATGCGGGCGGAGTTCCTGACTCGCAGCGTCAATGAAGGCTTCTCCGGTGGGGAGAAAAAACGCAATGAGATTTTGCAGATGGCGTTGCTTGAACCGACGTTAGCAATTCTTGATGAGACGGATTCTGGGTTGGATATTGATGCCCTGAAAACCGTCGCGGGTGGTGTGAATCAGTTGGCGCAACCGGACAATTGCACCCTGATGATTACTCACTATCAACGGTTGCTCGATTACATTATTCCCGATTTTGTCCATGTCATGTATGACGGGCGCATTTTGACCACTGGGGACAAAGACTTAGCCCTGAAACTCGAAGAACAGGGCTATGATTGGGCGATCGCCGAATTTGCAGCGGTAGGGGTATAG
- the sufD gene encoding Fe-S cluster assembly protein SufD, with protein MSVNTITKNNVTSLAQLVNLRQPVVSDGEILNPIRDRHQARVHELAIPTTRDEAWRFTDLSELTQVDFAPAPSVSLEAGQIELNQLPEAPESRLVFVNGLYSDSLSQSQGLPDGLYAGNLANLPPDQKAKLADYLGQQPGQEEVFTALNTASFQDMAVIWLRRGTVVEVPLQLLFVSVPDGQAMITQPRCLVVAEANSHLTLVEEFVSTVEGCPDSQAVAYFNNAVTEIWLEDNAELTHVRLQRDNGSAFHIGKTAVTQARDSRYACHTLNLGSQLSRQNLDVYQTGPGTETTLNGLTLIGKAQTSDIHSTVIYDHPNGTVNQLHKCIVGDKGHAVFDGRIVVRKKAQLTNANQLNRNLLLSPKARVNTKPQLEIVADNVKCSHGATVSQLEADEVFYLQSRGLDKTTSQNLLVDAFAAEILQKIPVVSLQTAIAQCVACRTISY; from the coding sequence ATGAGTGTGAACACAATTACCAAAAACAACGTCACCTCCCTAGCGCAGTTGGTGAACCTACGCCAGCCTGTGGTGAGTGATGGCGAGATTCTCAACCCAATTCGCGATCGCCACCAGGCCCGCGTCCATGAACTGGCGATTCCCACGACACGGGATGAAGCCTGGCGCTTCACGGACTTATCAGAACTGACTCAAGTCGACTTCGCCCCAGCCCCCAGCGTTAGCCTAGAGGCCGGTCAAATTGAGCTGAATCAACTTCCCGAAGCCCCCGAAAGTCGTCTAGTGTTCGTGAACGGACTCTACAGCGACAGCCTCTCTCAATCCCAAGGCTTACCAGACGGCCTCTATGCGGGGAACCTTGCCAACCTCCCCCCAGACCAAAAAGCGAAACTGGCTGACTACCTGGGTCAACAACCGGGCCAGGAAGAAGTCTTCACCGCCCTCAACACGGCCAGTTTCCAAGATATGGCCGTCATTTGGCTACGTCGTGGAACCGTCGTTGAGGTTCCCCTACAACTGTTGTTTGTCTCCGTTCCCGATGGCCAAGCTATGATCACCCAACCTCGCTGTTTGGTGGTAGCTGAGGCCAATAGTCATCTCACCTTAGTTGAGGAGTTTGTCTCTACCGTCGAAGGCTGTCCCGACTCCCAAGCGGTGGCCTATTTCAATAATGCCGTGACGGAGATTTGGCTGGAGGACAATGCCGAGTTAACTCATGTGCGCCTACAACGGGATAATGGGTCCGCCTTCCATATCGGCAAAACAGCAGTCACTCAAGCCCGAGATAGCCGTTACGCCTGCCACACCCTGAATTTGGGGTCACAACTGTCTCGCCAAAACCTGGATGTCTATCAAACCGGTCCGGGCACGGAAACCACCCTTAACGGTTTAACCTTAATTGGTAAGGCGCAAACCTCGGATATTCACAGTACGGTGATTTACGACCATCCCAACGGCACGGTGAACCAACTCCACAAATGTATCGTTGGGGATAAGGGTCACGCGGTGTTTGATGGTCGGATTGTGGTCAGGAAAAAGGCCCAACTCACCAACGCCAACCAACTCAACCGCAATCTGTTGCTATCTCCCAAGGCCCGAGTCAACACCAAACCCCAGTTAGAGATTGTGGCCGATAACGTCAAATGCAGTCACGGTGCGACGGTGAGTCAACTCGAAGCGGACGAGGTGTTTTATCTGCAAAGTCGCGGTTTAGACAAAACCACCAGTCAAAATCTCTTGGTTGATGCCTTCGCCGCTGAGATTTTGCAGAAGATTCCCGTTGTATCCCTGCAAACGGCGATCGCCCAATGTGTCGCCTGTCGCACCATTAGTTATTAG